The window TTTTAAAGAACTAAATTTAAAGGATAATAATATAAGTTTTAATGATTTAAATTTAAAGGATGATAATAACAATAATATAAGTTTTAATGATTTAAATTTAAAGGATGATAATAACAATAATATAAGTTTTAATGACTTAAATTTAAATAATAACTTAAAGCGAGCAATTTCAAAGGCAGGTTATGTTAACCCTACTGAAATTCAAAAGAAAACAATTCCTTTAGTATTAAAAAATTATGATATTATTGGAAAAAGTCATACAGGAACAGGAAAAACTGCTGCTTTCGTATTACCAATCTTAAATAATTTAGATGTTAAACTACGAAGAGTACAAGCAATGATTGTTTGTCCAACAAGAGAGTTAGCATTACAAGTTTTAGATCAAGTAAGAAAATATGCTTTTTATTTAGAAGGAGTTAATGCGACAGCATTATTTGGTGGTTCTGATTTGCGAAGACAAATTTATAGTTTAAAAAATAGTAATATTGTTGTTGGAACACCCGGAAGAATTGTTGATCATATTCAACGCAGAACTTTAAGATTGAATGATATTCAAACTGTAGTTTTAGATGAAGCTGATGAAATATTAAAAATGGGATTCAAACAAGATATTGATAAAATATTTACTAGCATTACATCAAAGTATCAAACATTATTG is drawn from Spiroplasma endosymbiont of Asaphidion curtum and contains these coding sequences:
- a CDS encoding DEAD/DEAH box helicase, which translates into the protein MSFKELNLKDNNISFNDLNLKDDNNNNISFNDLNLKDDNNNNISFNDLNLNNNLKRAISKAGYVNPTEIQKKTIPLVLKNYDIIGKSHTGTGKTAAFVLPILNNLDVKLRRVQAMIVCPTRELALQVLDQVRKYAFYLEGVNATALFGGSDLRRQIYSLKNSNIVVGTPGRIVDHIQRRTLRLNDIQTVVLDEADEILKMGFKQDIDKIFTSITSKYQTLLFSATMNRAVLEVANNYQNSPVQISIKRNADELNNIKQYFINTRNTSKDRALVDLFLKIQPNLSIVFSNTKAYTERISKILWENGIKSAVINGDKRQSERNKAMNAFRTNKVQVLIATDVAARGIDVDGIDYIFNYDLPREQESYVHRIGRTGRAGETGIAITLVNNKKELIDIKRLEQTLNIKINPYNI